A single window of Pyrus communis chromosome 10, drPyrComm1.1, whole genome shotgun sequence DNA harbors:
- the LOC137748981 gene encoding uncharacterized protein: protein MPRTGDATSFNPRAPHDEDMAKVLQAIKQMASLALEGTSGIDQRLKFFKVFISLSPPQYAGNPDEPLDGVEWLERIKQCFDVSDIPEDLKVGFATYCLIGAAHYWWEFVQRIRDVKSVTWAEFEELFLNMYFPETIRNAKCEEFLRLTQGNMTVAQYESKFLQLSRHAPHLVRTDEQRAEKFLMGLRPSIGSKVAVIPHDTYLKVRAAALLVERSFDILAEQESFEGASSAGEKRPRKQYICHHCGEPGHIRPNCPEFQPPSPSYPY from the coding sequence ATGCCTAGAACAGGTGACGCTACTTCATTCAATCCCAGGGCTCCACATGATGAGGACATGGCTAAGGTTTTGCAAGCCATCAAGCAAATGGCTAGCCTTGCGCTTGAGGGCACATCCGGAATTGATCAGAGGCTGAAATTTTTTAAGGTTTTCATTAGTCTGTCACCCCCACAGTATGCAGGAAATCCTGATGAACCGTTAGACGGGGTGGAGTGGCTCGAAAGGATAAAGCAATGTTTTGATGTAAGTGACATCCCCGAAGACCTAAAAGTTGGGTTTGCCACATACTGTCTTATTGGAGCAGCTCACTACTGGTGGGAATTTGTTCAAAGGATCCGTGATGTTAAATCCGTCACTTGGGCAGAATTTGAGGAGCTGTTTTTGAATATGTATTTTCCTGAAACTATAAGGAATGCTAAATGCGAAGAATTTCTAAGGCTGACCCAAGGAAACATGACCGTTGCTCAGTACGAATCTAAATTCCTTCAGCTGTCACGACATGCACCCCATCTTGTGCGTACAGATGAACAGAGGGCAGAAAAGTTTCTAATGGGACTGAGGCCTTCCATAGGATCAAAGGTAGCTGTTATACCGCATGATACTTATCTTAAGGTGAGGGCAGCGGCTTTGTTAGTGGAAAGATCTTTTGACATTCTGGCAGAGCAAGAGTCGTTTGAGGGAGCTTCTAGCGCAGGGGAGAAAAGGCCAAGAAAGCAGTACATTTGCCACCACTGTGGCGAGCCTGGTCATATCCGGCCAAATTGCCCTGAATTTCAGCCTCCTTCCCCTTCCTATCCCTACTGA
- the LOC137748858 gene encoding protein SENSITIVITY TO RED LIGHT REDUCED 1-like: MAASAKTLTAENHTLNEEWTVVSSRRGIKRRNPPRTQTLAQKQQQQQHHPWAPTDSEINFVRESKLMQKMQIYMKKLETSRFFLTLLDQIRTPELTNCFLKVLSSESKMNMVVYGIGSLETYDSPRLQLSLAILLKRNVSWIGDIEVFDPVLSATETRVLEALGCSVLSVNEQGRRRAQKPMMFFMPHCEAELYDNLLQANWEVRLLNCIVLFGNSFETYEQHLSEFKNSSIVDSTTHILAARKFTDEFGIKTVSDDYFGAFHDSSWHFFSPALETALQFTSC, from the coding sequence ATGGCTGCTTCTGCAAAGACTCTCACTGCTGAAAATCATACCTTAAACGAAGAGTGGACGGTCGTTTCATCTCGTCGTGGCATCAAAAGAAGAAACCCGCCCAGAACGCAAACCCTAGcacagaagcagcagcagcagcagcaccatCCTTGGGCTCCAACCGATTCCGAAATCAACTTTGTCCGAGAATCAAAGCTGATGCAGAAGATGCAGATCTACATGAAGAAATTGGAGACGTCTCGCTTCTTTCTCACTTTACTGGATCAAATCCGAACTCCGGAATTGACCAATTGCTTCCTCAAGGTTCTGAGCTCCGAGTCGAAAATGAACATGGTAGTATACGGAATTGGCAGCCTCGAGACCTACGATTCGCCTCGGTTGCAGTTGAGCCTTGCGATCTTGCTGAAGAGAAATGTCAGCTGGATTGGAGATATAGAGGTGTTTGATCCCGTGCTTTCTGCCACCGAAACTCGAGTTCTGGAAGCTCTTGGCTGCTCTGTGCTGTCTGTAAACGAGCAAGGCCGGCGTCGGGCTCAAAAGCCGATGATGTTCTTCATGCCGCATTGCGAGGCAGAGTTGTACGATAATCTTCTGCAGGCGAATTGGGAAGTGCGGCTGTTGAATTGCATCGTATTGTTTGGGAATAGCTTTGAGACGTACGAGCAGCACCTGTCGGAGTTTAAGAACTCGTCCATTGTCGATTCGACTACGCATATCTTGGCTGCTCGAAAATTCACAGATGAGTTTGGAATTAAGACAGTTTCTGATGATTATTTTGGCGCTTTTCATGATTCAAGTTGGCATTTTTTCAGCCCTGCTCTTGAGACAGCACTGCAATTTACCAGTTGCTGA
- the LOC137747264 gene encoding SUPPRESSOR OF ABI3-5-like — translation MDHGRYGHQQRWDNNSALEGYGAVHEPNFRVSGSYDERRFIDERYSGDNVYPRNSFHRDVLDRDNYPPPPPHAVGVWPHSRRRSYEEDLPIERETRRHEKQYMDSYHEMDNFLDRDSDTFQDFDKFRDSYRNVNYRDPGFDRIARFGGRDRDDYAYDDFDSRPRATHQNREDSRERDYDYGRYSYDSDYDGSSRRDGNWRRRGSRESRDRERDKKCLSREIEQSPHRRHEQSRSRSISRGHDDRPRSRSPRSRSHGRSHREDSYDDGRYEGTDKRRDRDEKRHREHYSVAPSATIVVKGLSQKTNEEDLYQILAEWGPLRHVRVIKERNSGTSRGFAFIDFPSVGAARAMMDNIGDEGLVVDDRKLFFEYSSKPTGGAGGSFGQENSIKLGHNTHKSTTMPSDWMCISCEYVNFARRTSCFQCNKARTEDAPAADISLSNQMTSAKKGSEAGPTHVLVVRGLDENADEEMLRYEFSKHAAIKDLRLVRDKFTHVSRGFAFVHFHSVGDATKALEATNGTTLERNGQILRVAYAKSVLGPGSSQSSSLAAAAIEAATFAQQYDAVGWAPKEYNPDDKQSTAGNEQNGGEMAVQEDGLAPQSGFVWDEASGYYYDAASGFYYDPNTGLYYDGNNGIWYTYDNQTQNYIPCTDQNDNKTSADQSELSKASDGSSNRKAVISAPATTSTSEKAASLPDAVQAAAAAAIAAEKREKEKAKEIKLASKSSILANKKKMSNVLTMWKQRSHEGQATRVALDDNQPSGSADDRPVSSVQSAKSKFKTDVTKENTTSSSGVTATVSAAQITSSSGVTDTVSAAETVGLECSVMPRPVSNSIRGTVMGVIRGSGRGVVKSDALFSESSVGVSTPSMSAPGMAGPSASTNAVTPTVLTPFRTDASALGSYTPPVAAGSGKRRFSEMPLTPASAPKEPHTAYRDRAAERRSLYGSSVSFSDDVSDLGFVESNRDSASRKGSFDSMPFPPGVGGGRGVGDANIDSYEVITAEKAIDESNVGNKMLRNMGWHEGLGLGRDGSGMVEPVQAQSVERRAGLGSQQKKLDPTLKVQAGDSYKTLIQKKALARFREMS, via the exons ATGGATCACGGTCGCTATGGTCATCAGCAAAGATGGGATAATAACAGC GCTCTGGAGGGGTATGGTGCAGTCCACGAGCCAAACTTTCG GGTCAGTGGTTCATATGATGAGAGGAGGTTTATAGATGAAAGATACTCAGGGGACAACGTCTATCCAAGAAACTCTTTTCACCGTGATGTTCTAGATAGGGATAACTATCCACCGCCACCTCCTCATGCTGTTGGTGTCTGGCCTCACTCAAGAAGGAGAAGTTATGAGGAAGATCTTCCAATTGAGAGGGAAACTAGGCGACATGAGAAGCAATACATGGATTCATATCACGAGATGGATAACTTTCTTGATCGTGACAGCGATACGTTTCAGGATTTTGATAAATTTCGGGATAGCTATCGCAATGTCAACTATCGTGATCCTGGGTTTGACAGGATTGCTCGGTTTGGTGGACGTGATCGTGATGATTAtgcttatgatgattttgactCTAGGCCCCGTGCTACCCATCAGAACAGGGAGGATAGTCGTGAAAGGGATTATGACTATGGTCGATACAGTTATGATTCTGATTATGACGGAAGTAGTAGGAGAGATGGCAATTGGAGGCGTCGGGGATCTCGTGAATCTCGTGATCGAGAGCGTGACAAGAAATGTTTGAGTAGGGAGATAGAACAGAGTCCACATAGAAGGCATGAGCAGTCCCGTTCTCGGTCCATTTCTCGTGGGCATGATGATCGCCCTAGATCAAGGTCCCCTAGAAGTCGAAGCCATGGGCGAAGTCATCGAGAGGACAGCTATGATGATGGACGGTATGAGGGAACTGATAAGAGAAGGGATCGTGATGAGAAACGCCATAGAGAACATTATTCTGTG GCCCCATCTGCAACTATTGTTGTGAAGGGTCTTTCCCAGAAGACAAATGAGGAAGATTTATACCAGATCCTT GCTGAATGGGGACCCCTTCGACATGTCCGTGTGATCAAAGAACGTAATTCTGGCACTTCTCGTGGTTTTGCGTTTATTGATTTTCCCTCTGTG GGAGCAGCACGCGCTATGATGGACAACATTGGGGATGAAGGACTTGTGGTCGATGACAGGAAGCTTTTTTTTGAGTATAG TAGTAAGCCAACTGGGGGTGCAGGTGGATCATTTGGTCAGGAGAATTCCATTAAATTAGGCCATAATACCCATAAAAGCACCACAATGCCATCTGATTGGATGTGCATAAGTTGTGAATATGTTAATTTTGCAAGGCGCACTTCCTGTTTTCAG TGCAATAAGGCACGAACTGAGGATGCTCCTGCAGCAgatatttctttgtccaatcaAATGACTTCAGCAAAGAAGGGGTCTGAAGCTG GTCCTACTCATGTCTTGGTTGTTCGTGGACTGGATGAAAATGCTGATGAGGAAATGCTGCGCTATGAGTTCTCCAAACATGCTGCAATTAAG GATCTTCGTCTTGTTAGAGACAAATTTACTCATGTTTCAAGGGGGTTTGCGTTTGTACATTTCCATTCG GTAGGAGATGCTACAAAAGCTCTTGAAGCAACAAATGGAACAACACTTGAGAGGAATGGGCAAATTTTGAGAGTAGCATATGCAAAGAGTGTTCTTGGTCCAGGATCTTCGCAGTCAAGCAGCCTGGCAGCTGCTGCGATTGAGGCAGCCACATTTGCCCAACAG tACGATGCTGTTGGATGGGCTCCAAAGGAATATAATCCAGATGACAAACAATCCACTGCAGGGAACGAGCAAAATGGCGGGGAGATGGCAGTACAAGAAGATGGTTTGGCTCCACAATCTGGTTTTGTGTGGGATGAGGCATCTGGTTATTACTATGATGCTGCTTCTGGGTTCTACTATGACCCAAATACAG GCCTTTACTATGATGGTAACAACGGCATTTGGTATACATATGACAACCAAACTCAGAACTACATCCCTTGCACTGATCAAAATGATAACAAAACATCTGCTGATCAATCTGAGCTTTCCAAGGCATCGGATGGTTCAAGTAATAGAAAAGCAGTAATTTCTGCACCAGCTACAACCTCAACATCTGAGAAGGCTGCATCGTTACCAGATGCAGTCCAGGCTGCTGCAGCAGCAGCAATAGCTgcagagaaaagggaaaaggaaaaggcaaAAGAGATCAAACTGGCTTCAAAGAGCAGTATTTTggcaaacaagaaaaaaatgagtaatGTGTTGACAATGTGGAAGCAAAGGAGTCACGAAGGGCAAGCAACCCGTGTAGCTCTGGATGACAACCAGCCAAGTGGTTCGGCTGATGATAGACCAGTTTCTTCTGTGCAGTCTGCAAAGAGCAAGTTTAAAACTGATGTGACAAAGGAGAATACTACATCCAGTTCAGGGGTTACTGCAACTGTTTCTGCTGCACAGATTACGTCCAGTTCAGGGGTTACTGACACTGTTTCTGCTGCAGAGACTGTTGGTTTGGAGTGTTCAGTTATGCCAAGGCCTGTGAGTAACAGTATAAGAGGGACAGTGATGGGAGTCATAAGGGGATCTGGAAGAGGTGTAGTGAAATCAGATGCCTTGTTTTCAGAATCAAGTGTTGGAGTTTCCACGCCTTCAATGTCTGCTCCCGGCATGGCAGGTCCATCTGCATCAACAAATGCAGTCACCCCCACAGTTTTGACACCCTTTAGAACGGATGCATCTGCATTGGGTTCTTATACGCCACCTGTTGCTGCTGGGAGTGGAAAGAGAAGATTTTCTGAAATGCCACTAACTCCTGCTTCTGCTCCTAAAGAACCTCATACTGCGTACAGGGATCGTGCGGCTGAGAGAAGAAGCTTGTATGGTTCATCGGTGTCTTTTAGTGATGACGTATCTGACCTTGGTTTTGTAGAGTCAA ATCGAGATTCTGCATCAAGAAAGGGTTCTTTTGATTCAATGCCTTTTCCCCCTGGTGTTGGTGGAGGACGTGGGGTTGGAGATGCTAACATTGACAGTTACGAGGTGATTACAGCTGAAAAAGCAATTGATGAGAGCAATGTGGGCAACAAGATGCTTCGCAACATGGGCTGGCATGAAGGCTTG GGGTTAGGAAGAGATGGAAGCGGAATGGTAGAACCAGTGCAGGCTCAGTCTGTGGAACGGAGAGCAGGACTTGGGAGTCAGCAGAAGAAGTTAGATCCTACTCTCAAGGTGCAGGCCGGAGATAGTTACAAGACTCTCATTCAGAAGAAGGCACTGGCCAGGTTCCGGGAGATGTCTTAA